A single region of the Pseudomonadota bacterium genome encodes:
- a CDS encoding ATP-dependent 6-phosphofructokinase, which yields MEKGMKIAINTGGGDAPGLNAVIEAVVLAANSRGWDTYGIKNGYAGLLNTDEIIPLTPDKVHHIANIGGTILGTTNRGNPFQMPITNLAGETEIRDVSDKVVENFKRLHFDCLVAVGGDGSLSIAYDFYKKGMPVIGVPKTIDNDLCGTVITFGFDTAVSIATEAIDRLHSTAKSHERVMVVEVMGRHAGWIALNSGLSGAADVILIPEIPFDIDRVCEHIMDRELHGQKYSIVVAAEGAASLGGQAVDKGMGETGRQDVVLGGIAEFLAKEISKRTGKDTRSIVLGHLQRGGSPTTFDRLIALRFGAAAVRMIEAKKFGTMVALDPPEVKAIPLEEVIGKIRNVSVDCDTVRTAREIGVSFGD from the coding sequence ATGGAAAAGGGGATGAAGATTGCAATCAATACCGGTGGTGGTGATGCACCGGGGCTTAACGCAGTTATAGAGGCAGTGGTTTTGGCCGCAAACAGCAGAGGCTGGGATACATACGGCATTAAAAATGGATATGCAGGTCTCTTAAACACGGACGAAATCATTCCTCTCACCCCGGACAAGGTGCATCATATTGCAAATATCGGAGGCACAATACTGGGTACAACAAATCGCGGAAACCCATTCCAGATGCCCATTACCAATCTGGCCGGCGAAACAGAGATACGCGATGTATCGGATAAAGTTGTGGAAAATTTCAAAAGGCTACATTTCGACTGTCTGGTGGCAGTGGGAGGAGACGGAAGCCTTTCCATTGCTTACGACTTTTACAAAAAGGGCATGCCTGTAATTGGTGTACCAAAGACTATTGACAACGATCTTTGCGGCACGGTAATTACATTCGGTTTTGACACAGCAGTAAGCATTGCCACCGAGGCAATAGATCGGCTTCACTCTACAGCGAAGTCCCATGAACGAGTCATGGTGGTTGAAGTTATGGGAAGGCATGCGGGATGGATTGCGCTGAACAGCGGTTTATCGGGTGCAGCGGATGTCATCCTGATTCCCGAAATACCCTTTGATATTGATCGTGTTTGCGAACACATCATGGATCGTGAATTACATGGACAAAAGTACTCTATAGTGGTTGCTGCTGAAGGGGCAGCCTCTCTTGGAGGACAGGCCGTTGATAAAGGGATGGGCGAAACAGGACGTCAAGATGTTGTGCTTGGAGGAATTGCCGAGTTCTTAGCCAAAGAAATCTCTAAGAGGACCGGAAAGGACACAAGATCAATCGTACTTGGACATCTGCAGCGTGGAGGATCGCCAACGACATTTGACCGGCTCATAGCGCTTCGCTTCGGTGCAGCCGCTGTAAGGATGATTGAAGCAAAGAAATTCGGCACTATGGTAGCCCTTGACCCTCCCGAAGTAAAGGCCATCCCCCTTGAGGAGGTAATCGGGAAAATAAGGAATGTTTCCGTTGATTGCGATACCGTAAGAACTGCACGGGAAATCGGGGTGTCTTTCGGGGATTAG
- a CDS encoding phosphate ABC transporter substrate-binding protein, producing MPKIISLILMLMSTILLSSCDDNSNKVTHGKKHTITIAGSTSVMPFIEKLSEHFMVDRPMFRINVQGGGSTAGIQACFNKTIEIGMSSRQLKQEEKILNEIVICYDGISVVVHPENPIRELTLKQIRSIFSGQIKNWKDLGWIDRKIDAITREEGSGTRGSFEDLIMKSEEIYDGIMVQDSNGSVKEIVATDPYAIAYISLGLVDKRVRALSIDGVSASLQNIKAKKYKIVRPFLFITNGLPNEIVQTFIDFVLSIDGQNILKKEGLIGIK from the coding sequence ATGCCAAAGATAATTAGTTTGATCCTGATGTTGATGTCTACAATATTGCTCTCATCCTGCGATGATAATTCTAACAAGGTTACGCATGGGAAAAAACATACTATTACAATAGCCGGCTCAACTTCTGTGATGCCATTTATAGAAAAACTTTCAGAGCATTTCATGGTTGACCGACCGATGTTTAGAATAAATGTCCAGGGCGGAGGCTCTACTGCCGGTATCCAGGCATGTTTCAATAAAACGATTGAAATCGGCATGTCATCAAGGCAATTGAAGCAAGAAGAAAAAATATTAAATGAGATCGTAATCTGTTATGACGGCATTTCGGTGGTTGTACATCCTGAGAATCCAATCCGGGAACTAACCTTAAAACAGATAAGGAGCATCTTCAGCGGACAAATAAAAAACTGGAAAGATTTGGGCTGGATTGACAGGAAAATAGATGCCATAACAAGGGAAGAAGGCTCGGGAACACGTGGATCTTTTGAGGATCTTATTATGAAAAGCGAGGAGATATATGACGGGATTATGGTCCAGGACTCCAATGGTTCGGTAAAGGAGATTGTTGCCACAGACCCATATGCAATAGCATACATATCGCTTGGTCTTGTTGACAAAAGGGTCAGAGCTTTGTCTATCGATGGGGTTTCTGCAAGTCTTCAAAATATAAAGGCAAAGAAATATAAAATTGTAAGACCCTTTCTTTTTATCACAAACGGCCTGCCAAATGAGATTGTACAGACATTTATTGATTTTGTTCTTTCCATTGACGGGCAGAACATATTGAAAAAAGAGGGACTAATAGGCATTAAATGA
- the alr gene encoding alanine racemase: MKNHRATAYIDLKVLEENYWMIKSRLPVDVKILCVVKADAYGHGMIQVAGKLASIGADYLGVALISEGMHLRSHNVSIPVLVMGGMMPWEDVQQALDYDLMLVVHDMDMLKRIKDACTLQEKSISIHLKVDTGMGRLGFHPDNMPSVIEEIKGSKYIKVEGLMSHFSSSEIRDAYGMAQVKAFKYILQLFQNSGIKTELSHMANSGAISNYPEAYFDMVRVGINLYGSCTAVELKEKLPVKQVMKLISRIALIKEFPSGYSLSYGRSYTTEKSVKIACIPVGYADGYPRALSNKGSVLIRDKRCNVVGKVCMDWILVDVTDIEDVHAGDEVILLGRGNTDTITADEIAQLTGTIPYEILCKISGRVPRIYHEAL, encoded by the coding sequence ATGAAAAACCATAGAGCTACTGCATATATAGATTTAAAGGTTCTTGAAGAAAATTATTGGATGATAAAGTCACGACTGCCTGTGGATGTGAAAATACTCTGTGTCGTGAAAGCCGATGCATATGGCCACGGTATGATTCAAGTCGCCGGAAAACTTGCATCTATAGGCGCGGATTACTTAGGTGTTGCATTAATCAGTGAGGGTATGCACCTAAGGTCTCATAACGTGAGTATCCCGGTGCTTGTGATGGGCGGCATGATGCCCTGGGAGGACGTTCAACAGGCATTAGACTATGACCTTATGCTCGTTGTACATGATATGGATATGTTAAAAAGGATAAAGGATGCCTGTACACTTCAGGAAAAATCTATCAGTATCCATCTGAAAGTTGATACCGGGATGGGAAGGCTTGGTTTTCACCCTGATAATATGCCTTCTGTGATTGAGGAGATAAAAGGCTCAAAATATATCAAGGTGGAAGGCTTAATGAGCCATTTTTCTTCTTCAGAGATAAGGGATGCATACGGGATGGCGCAGGTAAAGGCTTTTAAATATATTTTGCAGTTGTTCCAAAATAGTGGTATTAAAACAGAACTTTCTCATATGGCAAATAGCGGGGCGATAAGTAATTATCCTGAAGCATATTTCGACATGGTCAGAGTCGGAATCAACCTTTACGGATCTTGCACTGCTGTTGAATTAAAAGAAAAACTCCCTGTTAAGCAGGTAATGAAGCTGATATCAAGGATTGCATTGATAAAAGAGTTTCCTTCGGGATATTCGCTGAGCTACGGGAGATCTTATACTACGGAAAAGAGTGTAAAGATAGCATGTATACCTGTAGGTTATGCTGACGGTTATCCGAGGGCTCTATCAAACAAAGGTTCTGTATTGATAAGAGATAAAAGGTGCAATGTGGTTGGAAAGGTTTGTATGGATTGGATATTGGTTGATGTTACGGATATTGAGGACGTACATGCAGGCGACGAGGTGATTTTACTGGGAAGAGGCAATACCGACACAATTACTGCCGACGAGATAGCGCAGTTGACAGGTACTATCCCTTACGAAATACTCTGTAAAATATCCGGGAGAGTCCCGAGGATTTATCACGAGGCATTATGA
- a CDS encoding ABC transporter permease → MNNSILRKILIPGIDFLKETGNIGMFFIQSIYLCFRRPFKLDYILKQMEFIGVNSVAVVVVSGGFIGMVLALQSYHGFRRFGSEGLVGVTVALSMTRELGPILTSLMVTGRAGSAMAAELGSMRVTEQIDALTVMALSPIKYLVVPRVIASFLMLPVLTIISDFVGIVGGYLVGVKLLGINEGAFINKIIKYLNPEDIYNGLVKAAFFGIILSVISCYKGFYTKGGAEGVGRSTTEAVVFSSLMILISDYVLTSLMF, encoded by the coding sequence ATGAATAATAGTATTCTAAGAAAAATATTGATCCCTGGTATAGATTTTTTAAAAGAGACCGGCAATATAGGGATGTTTTTTATTCAAAGCATCTACCTGTGTTTCAGGAGACCCTTTAAACTTGACTATATACTCAAACAGATGGAATTTATCGGTGTAAATTCGGTTGCGGTTGTAGTGGTTTCCGGCGGATTTATCGGGATGGTTCTTGCTTTGCAATCATATCATGGCTTCAGGCGATTTGGCTCTGAAGGGCTTGTCGGGGTTACTGTGGCATTAAGTATGACTCGTGAACTTGGTCCTATTCTCACAAGCCTGATGGTTACCGGCCGGGCAGGTTCTGCAATGGCAGCGGAACTTGGTTCAATGAGAGTGACCGAGCAGATAGACGCATTAACAGTCATGGCCCTCAGTCCGATAAAATATCTTGTTGTGCCCAGGGTTATTGCATCTTTTTTGATGCTTCCTGTTTTAACCATCATATCGGACTTTGTCGGGATTGTCGGCGGTTACCTTGTAGGGGTTAAGCTCCTGGGGATTAACGAAGGCGCATTTATCAACAAGATAATTAAGTACCTTAACCCTGAAGACATATACAATGGTCTTGTGAAAGCAGCCTTTTTCGGGATTATTTTGAGTGTTATCTCATGTTATAAGGGTTTTTACACAAAAGGGGGCGCGGAAGGCGTAGGCCGGTCAACTACTGAGGCTGTTGTTTTTTCGAGCCTAATGATATTGATATCGGATTACGTATTGACTTCTTTGATGTTTTAA
- the phoU gene encoding phosphate signaling complex protein PhoU has product MEIMEGHIYKAFDMELRELKEKILLEGGLVERAIQDAINALLERRSEIAERVIENDDVVNAREVEIDEFCLKLLALRQPAARDLRLITTAIKINYDLERIGDLAVNICERVLELNKEPQLKPYIDIPTMANIVQIMLKESLDAFVKEDVELALKVTNDDERVDQLLDQVFRELLTYMMQDMRTISRATRVMFISKSLERIADHAVNIAELVIFMAEGKIIRHIKSSPEE; this is encoded by the coding sequence ATGGAAATTATGGAAGGACATATCTATAAGGCATTTGATATGGAGCTTAGAGAATTAAAGGAGAAGATTCTCCTTGAAGGTGGACTTGTAGAAAGGGCGATACAGGATGCTATTAATGCCCTTCTTGAGAGACGTTCAGAGATTGCAGAAAGAGTTATTGAGAATGATGATGTGGTTAACGCAAGGGAAGTAGAAATTGACGAGTTCTGCCTGAAACTGCTTGCTCTCCGGCAGCCTGCAGCAAGGGATTTGAGACTCATCACGACAGCTATCAAAATTAACTATGATCTTGAAAGGATCGGGGATCTTGCCGTAAATATATGCGAGAGAGTGCTTGAGCTTAACAAGGAACCGCAGTTAAAACCTTATATAGATATTCCTACTATGGCAAATATTGTGCAGATTATGCTCAAAGAAAGCCTGGATGCCTTTGTGAAGGAAGATGTGGAACTGGCATTAAAGGTAACAAATGACGATGAACGTGTTGATCAGCTTCTCGACCAGGTTTTCAGAGAACTTCTTACATACATGATGCAGGATATGAGGACAATTTCAAGGGCAACACGGGTAATGTTCATTTCAAAGTCTCTGGAAAGAATAGCTGACCACGCTGTAAATATTGCCGAACTTGTCATATTTATGGCCGAGGGGAAGATAATAAGACACATTAAAAGCTCCCCCGAGGAATAG
- a CDS encoding MlaD family protein — MNNKIISTELKVGILVLVGILMLFYMSFRIGRFGLFREQGYELFVTFSNASGLDVKTPVQIAGVAVGKIKEIVLDGYMAKATLTIMKSVKIPADSKAAVKSQGVLGDKFIEIIPGPGKAFLAQGGIIENVIQAPNFDEIFTNVSTAAKNFGDTMSEFKGLVGENERVNIKRSIENIQVVSGEFKDLVKENKENIGRIVDNADETLTGLKVIVKNVEDGKGTLGLLVKDDKLYKDAKDAVSTIKSITSDIEQGKGTIGKLVKDDAIYADAKDTVKNIKDITDGIKKGEGSLGKFAKDDKLYNETEKAVRKVQRAADGISEMTPVTILGTIFGMFF; from the coding sequence ATGAATAATAAAATAATTTCCACTGAATTGAAGGTGGGCATACTGGTTCTTGTCGGGATTTTGATGCTTTTTTATATGTCATTCAGGATTGGAAGGTTCGGGCTATTCCGGGAGCAGGGGTATGAGCTTTTTGTGACCTTCAGCAACGCAAGCGGCCTTGATGTTAAAACGCCTGTCCAGATTGCCGGTGTTGCTGTAGGGAAGATTAAAGAGATTGTGCTTGACGGCTACATGGCCAAGGCAACACTTACCATAATGAAAAGCGTGAAAATACCGGCTGACAGCAAAGCGGCAGTGAAATCACAGGGTGTTCTCGGAGATAAATTTATCGAAATCATACCCGGACCGGGAAAAGCGTTCCTGGCGCAGGGTGGAATAATTGAGAACGTAATACAGGCGCCTAATTTTGATGAAATCTTTACAAATGTCAGTACGGCTGCAAAGAACTTTGGCGACACGATGAGCGAATTCAAAGGATTAGTGGGCGAGAATGAAAGGGTTAACATAAAAAGAAGCATTGAGAATATCCAGGTAGTCAGCGGTGAGTTTAAAGACCTTGTTAAAGAGAATAAAGAGAACATAGGCCGTATTGTTGATAATGCCGACGAAACATTAACAGGACTCAAGGTAATTGTGAAAAATGTAGAGGATGGGAAGGGGACACTGGGTCTTTTGGTTAAGGATGATAAACTTTACAAAGACGCAAAAGATGCTGTCAGCACGATAAAAAGCATTACATCCGATATAGAACAAGGGAAGGGTACAATCGGTAAGCTTGTTAAGGATGACGCGATATATGCGGACGCAAAGGATACGGTAAAAAATATAAAGGATATTACAGACGGCATAAAGAAAGGCGAGGGCTCGTTAGGAAAGTTTGCAAAGGATGACAAGTTGTATAACGAAACGGAAAAGGCCGTGAGAAAGGTTCAAAGGGCAGCGGATGGCATCTCGGAAATGACGCCTGTTACGATCCTTGGCACGATTTTCGGCATGTTCTTCTGA
- a CDS encoding Lrp/AsnC family transcriptional regulator, producing MYKILKNIPGDFPIIERPYKEMADKTSISEVELLSVLNKFKKEGIIRRIAAVLYHRRALYTHNAMVVWKVKDADIDRVGGIMASFPEVSHCYEREKGGYWDYNVYTMIHGKSLEDCKEIAGRISDRTGIKDFQMFFSRREFKKIPLRMIYE from the coding sequence ATGTATAAGATTTTGAAAAACATACCCGGTGATTTCCCAATCATTGAGAGACCATACAAGGAAATGGCAGACAAAACAAGCATTAGTGAGGTCGAGCTATTGTCCGTACTCAATAAATTTAAAAAAGAAGGCATAATACGAAGAATCGCCGCTGTGCTTTATCATCGAAGGGCTCTATACACGCATAATGCAATGGTTGTCTGGAAGGTGAAGGATGCTGACATTGACAGGGTAGGGGGCATAATGGCTTCTTTCCCTGAGGTGAGCCACTGTTATGAGAGGGAAAAGGGAGGTTACTGGGATTACAATGTATATACCATGATACACGGAAAAAGCCTGGAAGACTGTAAGGAAATTGCCGGGCGCATATCAGATAGGACCGGTATAAAAGACTTTCAAATGTTTTTCAGCCGGAGAGAATTTAAAAAGATACCGTTAAGGATGATTTATGAATAG
- a CDS encoding aurora kinase A-interacting protein: protein MGSVLKWRKKKIRKHKYRKLRKRTRHQRRK, encoded by the coding sequence ATGGGTAGTGTTTTAAAATGGAGAAAAAAGAAAATTAGAAAACATAAATATAGAAAGCTAAGAAAAAGAACGAGACACCAACGGAGAAAATAA
- a CDS encoding metallophosphoesterase has protein sequence MRRPTYHAKLLIVFAICVLLLPFTVFSKDFSSYAIIGDTKIGTTESVYKQFLDIISKKGIHTIFLVGDVIDRPGNEKEWGRFLELTSNNYDFYIAPGNHDINSAKSLKIYGNLIRKPVYHSLSTEDTNFIVLSTETPGETSRITGKQLEWLREELRKNSLYKIVFLHKPLFPTAFGKGYCLDRHMVDRDALHDLFVKSGVNVVFAGHEHLYNRIEKDGIIYVTTGGGGSRLLTFDEEYGGFFHYTIAKRENGGYIFTVYDMNEYPKDKFSIKKEVK, from the coding sequence ATGCGGCGGCCTACATATCATGCAAAATTATTAATCGTATTCGCTATTTGTGTTTTATTATTGCCCTTTACGGTATTTTCTAAGGATTTTTCTTCCTATGCAATCATCGGCGATACAAAAATAGGAACTACGGAATCCGTATATAAACAATTTCTTGATATAATAAGCAAAAAAGGTATACATACCATTTTTCTTGTTGGAGATGTTATCGACAGGCCCGGAAACGAGAAAGAATGGGGTAGATTTCTGGAACTAACATCGAACAATTACGACTTTTATATAGCACCCGGAAATCATGACATCAATAGCGCTAAATCACTAAAAATATACGGTAATTTAATAAGAAAACCCGTCTACCATTCTCTGTCTACAGAAGACACTAATTTTATTGTGCTTTCCACGGAAACGCCCGGAGAGACAAGCAGGATAACCGGAAAACAGTTGGAATGGCTTAGAGAAGAGCTTAGGAAGAACTCGCTATATAAAATTGTATTTCTTCACAAACCTCTATTTCCAACGGCCTTCGGCAAAGGTTACTGTCTTGACAGGCATATGGTGGATAGAGACGCTCTTCACGATTTATTTGTTAAAAGTGGCGTAAATGTTGTCTTTGCAGGTCACGAACATCTGTATAACAGAATCGAAAAAGACGGAATTATATATGTTACCACAGGCGGTGGAGGTTCGCGTCTTCTCACATTCGATGAAGAATATGGAGGTTTCTTTCATTATACTATTGCAAAAAGAGAAAATGGAGGTTATATTTTCACCGTTTATGACATGAACGAATATCCAAAAGACAAATTTTCTATAAAAAAAGAGGTGAAATAA
- a CDS encoding ATP-binding cassette domain-containing protein, with amino-acid sequence MDDIAIRLIDIHKSFGNQKVLDGINLEIEIGKTTVIIGKSGGGKSVLLKHVIGLLKPDKGEIWIDGVEITRLNERDLNDVRKKFGMLFQEAALFDSMDVFDNIAFPLRERTKMTETEIKGIVEDRLKQVGLFNVTEKIPSELSGGMRKRVGLARALALDPGIILFDEPTSALDPIISLTILDLIKETQTYFKKTYLVISHDILGMFRIADKVAMLSNGRIIEYGTPLEIKQSSNDDTREFLRATKIPGFAGGDI; translated from the coding sequence ATGGATGATATAGCCATAAGATTAATAGATATCCATAAAAGCTTCGGTAATCAAAAAGTGCTTGATGGAATAAATCTTGAGATAGAAATAGGGAAAACTACGGTAATAATCGGAAAAAGCGGAGGCGGGAAAAGTGTTCTGCTGAAGCATGTAATCGGACTTTTAAAACCGGATAAAGGCGAAATATGGATAGACGGTGTTGAAATTACAAGATTAAACGAGAGAGATCTGAATGATGTACGAAAAAAGTTCGGAATGCTTTTTCAGGAAGCAGCCCTCTTTGACTCTATGGATGTTTTTGATAATATAGCCTTCCCGCTGCGTGAACGTACGAAGATGACTGAAACAGAAATAAAGGGGATTGTTGAGGATAGGCTCAAGCAGGTTGGTCTTTTTAATGTTACCGAAAAGATACCGTCCGAACTGTCTGGCGGTATGAGAAAAAGAGTAGGACTTGCAAGAGCCCTTGCCCTTGATCCGGGTATAATACTATTTGATGAGCCGACGAGCGCCCTTGATCCTATTATATCGTTAACAATATTGGATTTAATAAAGGAGACTCAGACATATTTTAAAAAAACATACCTTGTAATAAGCCACGATATACTCGGTATGTTCAGGATTGCCGATAAAGTTGCCATGTTGAGCAATGGCAGGATTATAGAATACGGAACGCCCCTTGAAATAAAGCAAAGCAGCAATGATGACACCAGGGAGTTCTTGAGGGCGACAAAAATACCGGGGTTTGCAGGAGGAGATATATGA
- the hemL gene encoding glutamate-1-semialdehyde 2,1-aminomutase: protein MNRKISSELYAEARQYMPAGVNSPVRAFQSVHDTPFYVKKAKGAYLFDVDGNTYLDYVASWGAIILGHAHNGLIEEVKTALDEGTSFGACHPNEIKLAKLITEAFPSINLLRLTSSGTEATMSAIRLARGFTGKNGVIKFKGCYHGHVDSLLVKAGSGLATYGIPDSGGIPEVLAKCTYVADFNHIDTVRNIVRENKDIACIILEPVMGNMGLILPGKGFLEDVQEICKQEGILLIFDEVITGFRVAYGGAQHIYGIDPDITCLGKIIGGGFPIGAFGGKKEIMNMIAPLGDVYQAGTLSGNPIAVRAGIYVLEHLRKNSDIYSSMDKKIEMLKTQLLQIADKFGIPYKINHITGMFTGFFSENNVNDYEAALTSNRALYEQFFKLMLEEGIFFAPSPFEASFLTASYGDKELLRTIDACEKVFKTLKGFYK from the coding sequence ATGAATAGAAAAATATCGAGTGAATTATATGCAGAAGCAAGGCAATACATGCCTGCCGGTGTAAACAGTCCTGTAAGGGCTTTTCAATCTGTTCACGATACGCCGTTTTATGTGAAAAAAGCCAAAGGTGCATACCTTTTTGATGTGGATGGAAACACCTACCTTGATTATGTTGCTTCATGGGGCGCAATAATCCTCGGACATGCCCACAACGGCCTTATTGAAGAAGTAAAGACAGCGCTTGATGAAGGCACAAGCTTCGGTGCCTGCCATCCCAACGAGATTAAACTGGCAAAGCTTATTACAGAAGCATTCCCTTCAATAAATCTTCTGAGGCTGACAAGCTCCGGCACAGAGGCAACAATGAGCGCCATAAGGCTTGCAAGAGGTTTTACCGGAAAAAACGGTGTCATAAAGTTTAAGGGCTGCTATCACGGGCATGTTGACAGTCTTCTTGTAAAAGCAGGTTCAGGTCTGGCTACCTATGGAATACCTGACAGCGGGGGTATCCCGGAAGTACTTGCAAAATGTACATATGTTGCAGATTTTAATCATATCGATACGGTGCGGAATATTGTCAGAGAAAACAAGGATATTGCCTGTATCATACTTGAACCTGTCATGGGCAATATGGGGCTTATCCTGCCCGGAAAGGGATTTCTTGAGGATGTGCAGGAGATATGCAAACAAGAAGGGATTTTACTTATATTTGACGAAGTCATAACAGGCTTCAGGGTTGCATACGGCGGAGCGCAGCACATTTACGGGATTGATCCTGATATAACATGTCTTGGAAAAATAATCGGCGGAGGTTTTCCTATTGGCGCCTTTGGAGGCAAAAAAGAGATTATGAATATGATTGCCCCTCTCGGTGATGTTTATCAGGCTGGCACATTGTCGGGCAATCCCATTGCAGTAAGAGCAGGGATTTATGTGCTTGAGCATCTGAGAAAAAACAGCGACATATATAGTTCAATGGATAAAAAGATTGAAATGTTAAAAACACAGTTGCTTCAAATTGCGGATAAGTTCGGTATTCCTTACAAGATTAACCATATTACCGGGATGTTCACAGGATTTTTCTCCGAAAATAATGTCAACGATTACGAGGCCGCTCTGACATCAAACCGTGCGCTTTATGAACAGTTTTTCAAATTAATGCTTGAAGAGGGAATATTTTTTGCTCCAAGCCCATTTGAGGCTTCATTCTTAACAGCCTCTTACGGGGACAAGGAATTATTGAGGACCATAGATGCCTGCGAAAAGGTTTTTAAAACGCTTAAAGGTTTTTATAAATGA
- the pfp gene encoding diphosphate--fructose-6-phosphate 1-phosphotransferase gives MAKDTVGIIVGGGPAPGINGVISAATIEAVNQGKKVVGIIGGFKPLFDGNKDCIIPLTIDDVSRLHATGGSILRTSRDAPENARQKFKTLLSTLKQIGIKYLITIGGEGTLYMASWIEREGRGSINVVHTPKTIDNDIPLPGGISTFGYQTARHVGVELVNNIIEDARTMGRWYFISTMGRHTGHLALGIGKASGSTISLIPEEFTEQKVSIQKIADILTGSIIKRLSMGKDYGVAIIAEGLAEKFDEEELSRCENVEKDEISGKTRLSDIQLGRILKSLVRKNLHDMDISAPIVSMNIGYELRAASPIPYDIEYTRNLGYGAIRFLLKGGSGSMIAVYEDHIIPISFTEMLDSCGGSKVRKVDINSETYEVARKYMIRIEKEDFEGDRLKHIASTAKLKPEEFRSKFDYLLK, from the coding sequence ATGGCAAAAGATACAGTCGGAATAATAGTTGGCGGTGGGCCAGCGCCTGGAATTAACGGAGTCATAAGCGCCGCAACAATTGAAGCTGTAAATCAAGGGAAAAAGGTTGTCGGCATTATAGGGGGATTCAAGCCCCTCTTCGATGGAAACAAAGACTGCATTATCCCGCTTACAATTGATGATGTTTCGAGACTACATGCTACAGGTGGATCGATCCTCAGAACATCCCGTGATGCCCCGGAAAACGCCCGTCAAAAATTTAAAACCTTGCTGTCTACACTGAAGCAGATCGGTATAAAATATCTTATAACAATAGGGGGTGAGGGCACCCTCTATATGGCAAGCTGGATAGAGAGAGAAGGAAGGGGTTCCATAAACGTTGTTCATACTCCAAAGACAATAGACAATGATATTCCCTTACCGGGCGGCATTTCAACCTTCGGATATCAGACCGCAAGGCATGTTGGAGTCGAGCTTGTCAACAATATAATTGAAGATGCAAGGACAATGGGAAGATGGTATTTCATCAGCACCATGGGAAGACATACAGGCCATTTGGCCCTTGGAATCGGCAAGGCATCCGGCTCAACGATATCGCTCATCCCTGAAGAGTTTACAGAGCAGAAGGTTTCAATACAAAAAATAGCCGATATCCTGACCGGTTCAATAATAAAAAGGCTCTCCATGGGAAAAGATTACGGGGTTGCTATCATAGCTGAAGGTTTAGCTGAAAAGTTTGATGAAGAAGAGCTTAGCAGATGCGAAAATGTCGAAAAGGATGAAATATCCGGTAAAACAAGGCTGTCCGATATTCAACTCGGCAGGATTCTCAAATCACTCGTAAGGAAGAACCTCCATGACATGGATATATCCGCCCCTATTGTCAGTATGAACATAGGATATGAATTAAGGGCAGCAAGCCCTATACCATACGACATTGAATACACAAGAAACCTCGGATACGGTGCAATACGTTTCCTTCTGAAGGGCGGGTCAGGTTCGATGATAGCTGTGTATGAGGACCATATTATCCCCATCTCTTTTACTGAAATGCTGGATTCATGTGGCGGCTCTAAAGTACGGAAGGTAGATATCAATTCCGAAACATATGAAGTTGCAAGGAAATATATGATTAGAATCGAGAAGGAAGATTTTGAAGGAGATCGTTTAAAACATATTGCAAGTACAGCAAAGCTAAAACCTGAAGAATTCAGGTCGAAATTCGATTATCTGCTCAAGTAA